In the Candidatus Woesearchaeota archaeon genome, one interval contains:
- a CDS encoding pyridoxal phosphate-dependent aminotransferase, whose amino-acid sequence MHISSRTNGLGTENAFVVLADVNRRIREGQDIISFCIGQPDFDTPQNIKDAAIDALRKGKTGYTDSAGVHEVREAIAHHLSTSRRIQVKPEDVVIANGAKPFIAFAILSTTDYGKGDEVIYPNPGFPIYESQIIANGAVPVQLPLTEKKGFGFEIGELKKRITAKTRMLIINTPQNPTGGILSGEDLNEVARLAKKHDFWVFSDEIYSQIVYDGEFRSIASIPGMFERTIILDGASKAYAMTGWRMGFAANPVMAPHMAKWMTNMESCANHIAQYAMKEAFSGPQKETAKMVATFKKRRDLIVKLLNDIGGVSCLSPGGAFYAFPNVTQACKRLKLRNAEELRKLLLENGVAVLADTHFGKKDPNETQHYIRLSYATSTENIIEGCKRMKKTIEGEK is encoded by the coding sequence ATGCATATCTCTTCCAGGACAAATGGGTTGGGCACAGAAAATGCCTTTGTCGTCCTTGCAGACGTCAACAGGCGCATAAGGGAAGGCCAGGACATCATCAGTTTTTGCATTGGCCAGCCTGATTTTGACACCCCTCAAAATATCAAGGATGCGGCAATCGACGCGCTCAGAAAAGGCAAGACAGGATACACTGACTCTGCAGGGGTTCACGAGGTCAGGGAAGCAATAGCACATCACCTTTCAACATCCAGGCGCATTCAAGTTAAACCTGAGGATGTCGTAATTGCCAACGGGGCCAAGCCGTTCATTGCATTTGCAATACTCTCAACAACAGATTATGGCAAGGGTGATGAAGTTATTTATCCAAATCCCGGATTTCCGATTTACGAATCCCAGATTATTGCCAATGGCGCTGTGCCAGTCCAACTGCCACTGACAGAGAAAAAGGGATTTGGCTTTGAGATTGGTGAACTGAAAAAAAGGATAACCGCGAAAACCAGAATGCTCATCATTAACACCCCCCAGAATCCAACAGGAGGCATTCTCAGCGGGGAAGACCTGAACGAGGTCGCAAGGCTTGCAAAGAAGCATGACTTCTGGGTATTTTCAGATGAAATATACAGCCAGATTGTCTATGACGGCGAATTCAGGAGCATTGCGTCCATTCCAGGAATGTTTGAGCGCACGATAATACTGGACGGCGCTTCCAAGGCTTATGCAATGACAGGCTGGAGAATGGGCTTTGCCGCCAATCCTGTCATGGCCCCGCATATGGCAAAATGGATGACCAACATGGAGTCATGCGCAAACCACATTGCACAGTATGCCATGAAAGAGGCATTCAGCGGGCCACAGAAAGAAACAGCAAAAATGGTGGCCACTTTCAAGAAGAGAAGGGACCTCATTGTGAAATTATTGAATGATATCGGCGGCGTCAGCTGCCTGTCGCCCGGAGGGGCATTCTATGCCTTCCCTAATGTGACGCAGGCATGCAAACGGCTCAAGCTCAGGAATGCCGAGGAATTGCGGAAACTTCTTTTAGAGAACGGCGTGGCTGTATTGGCAGACACCCATTTCGGCAAGAAAGACCCGAATGAGACACAACATTATATCAGGCTCTCTTATGCAACTTCCACGGAGAATATAATTGAAGGATGCAAAAGAATGAAAAAAACAATAGAAGGGGAAAAATAA
- a CDS encoding cation:proton antiporter produces MEIFIITLLTIILALILAKIIGELFEKMGQSAVLGELMVGIVMGPSLLHILQPGENEVFTFLAEIGVILLLFEVGLESNVYKLLKSGMTATLVACVGVAVPLITGYAYFALSGHPSTVALFIGATLTATSVGITMRVLSDIKRIDTEEGRIILGAAVIDDVIGLIILSIVTGIVELGKVSIFGIGKITFVSVLFLVLTTWVGIKFTPWLFRYINRMQVRGSVIVFAFALSLILAVMANLIGLATIVGAFAAGLILERTEQKEHIHERIQPVADMFVPLFFIQAGAYIDVHVLANLSNLGFIIVLTLIAIAGKLASGIAVIGKKANPWAIGIGMIPRGEVGLIFATFGLTSGLIDASLYGVLVIMIMLTTFITPPLLKPIMLKLKVKGSKD; encoded by the coding sequence ATGGAAATATTTATCATAACATTGCTGACAATCATCCTGGCACTCATTCTGGCTAAAATTATAGGGGAATTATTTGAGAAAATGGGCCAAAGTGCCGTGCTTGGAGAGCTCATGGTCGGGATTGTCATGGGGCCAAGCCTTTTGCACATTCTACAGCCCGGAGAAAATGAGGTTTTTACATTTCTGGCAGAGATAGGGGTCATACTCCTTTTATTTGAGGTTGGGTTGGAATCAAATGTTTACAAGCTCTTAAAATCCGGCATGACAGCCACTTTAGTTGCGTGTGTAGGTGTTGCTGTCCCATTGATTACCGGCTATGCATATTTTGCTCTATCCGGGCATCCCAGCACTGTGGCCTTGTTCATTGGCGCAACACTCACAGCAACCAGCGTCGGCATCACAATGAGGGTACTTTCAGATATCAAGAGGATTGATACTGAAGAAGGAAGGATAATTCTTGGAGCTGCGGTTATTGATGATGTTATTGGCTTGATTATACTTTCAATTGTCACAGGGATAGTTGAGTTAGGCAAGGTTTCAATATTTGGCATTGGAAAGATTACGTTTGTCTCGGTGCTCTTTCTTGTTTTGACAACATGGGTTGGGATAAAGTTTACGCCGTGGCTATTCCGCTATATCAACAGGATGCAGGTGAGGGGAAGCGTGATTGTTTTTGCATTTGCATTGAGCCTCATCCTGGCAGTTATGGCAAACCTTATCGGCCTGGCAACAATTGTAGGGGCTTTTGCTGCTGGATTGATACTGGAAAGGACAGAGCAGAAAGAACACATCCATGAAAGGATACAGCCAGTAGCTGATATGTTTGTTCCATTATTCTTCATTCAGGCAGGGGCATATATTGATGTCCATGTCCTTGCCAATTTAAGCAATCTTGGCTTTATAATTGTGTTGACGCTTATTGCCATTGCCGGCAAGCTGGCATCAGGGATTGCTGTTATTGGAAAGAAGGCCAACCCGTGGGCAATAGGCATTGGCATGATTCCAAGGGGCGAAGTCGGCCTTATATTCGCGACCTTTGGCCTGACCTCTGGATTGATAGACGCCTCCTTGTATGGCGTTCTGGTAATAATGATTATGCTGACAACATTCATTACCCCGCCGCTTCTTAAGCCCATTATGCTGAAGCTGAAAGTGAAAGGCAGCAAGGATTAA
- a CDS encoding winged helix-turn-helix transcriptional regulator — protein sequence MKHILLYLIAGTRGGETRARIINFLRKKPSNAHKLAKSLKLDYKTITHHLEILIDNKILGVTTQKKYGAVYYLDEFFEKEISTFDEIVAKFGQDLGKSN from the coding sequence ATGAAGCATATACTGCTGTATCTTATAGCCGGCACGCGCGGCGGCGAGACACGGGCCAGAATAATAAATTTTCTGCGCAAAAAGCCATCAAATGCACACAAGCTCGCCAAGTCATTAAAACTTGACTATAAAACCATCACACACCATCTCGAAATACTGATTGACAACAAAATTCTGGGGGTCACAACACAGAAAAAATACGGGGCAGTATACTACCTGGATGAGTTTTTTGAGAAGGAAATCAGCACTTTCGACGAGATTGTGGCGAAATTTGGGCAAGATTTGGGAAAAAGTAATTAA
- a CDS encoding sulfite exporter TauE/SafE family protein has product MVEVSLIAAFIGGIISFLSPCVLPLIPGFLAYLSGTSLGDTGKGSRAKMFLNSVFFVLGFSSVFALLGVLLNTVLESSSYSVQTWLGRIGGIIIIFFGLYLLGLIKIPFLERDHKLKVTTKFSISYVTSFVFGAAFAVGWSPCVGAVLGSILALAASQPGMSFALLAVYALGLGLPFLIVGLFSGQAITLINKSEKFLKYFNIVVGIFLLILGVLVFTGTLNLVANFSFVNNFLLR; this is encoded by the coding sequence ATGGTTGAGGTTAGCTTAATAGCAGCATTTATCGGCGGAATTATATCATTTTTGAGCCCGTGTGTTCTTCCCCTTATTCCTGGATTTTTAGCCTACCTCTCTGGCACCTCGTTGGGCGATACGGGCAAGGGCTCCAGGGCTAAGATGTTTCTCAACAGCGTATTTTTTGTCCTTGGATTTTCATCTGTATTTGCGCTGCTTGGCGTGCTTCTCAACACAGTTCTTGAGTCATCATCTTACAGCGTCCAGACATGGCTTGGCCGAATCGGGGGGATTATAATAATCTTTTTCGGGCTTTATCTCCTTGGGCTAATCAAAATTCCATTCCTTGAACGCGACCATAAGCTGAAAGTCACTACGAAATTCAGCATCAGCTATGTAACATCATTTGTATTCGGGGCTGCATTTGCAGTTGGCTGGAGCCCGTGCGTGGGCGCAGTGCTTGGCTCAATACTGGCGCTGGCAGCGAGCCAGCCAGGCATGAGCTTTGCATTGCTCGCAGTTTATGCTCTTGGACTTGGCCTTCCATTCCTAATAGTGGGATTATTTTCTGGTCAGGCAATTACCCTGATAAACAAATCAGAAAAATTCCTGAAATATTTCAACATTGTTGTGGGAATATTCCTGCTGATACTCGGCGTGTTGGTATTTACCGGCACACTGAATTTAGTTGCAAATTTCAGCTTCGTAAACAATTTTTTACTTAGATAA
- a CDS encoding redoxin domain-containing protein: MKKMQRNIWLGITIMLLVAFGTYVSSKKTGNPLEQGPVETDNLQSGQASQGENSQSANSGAQAQTTAGVTPDDSNGPKDPRIVEKESRFPRYVELTGTQKQFNTDHDITIGEYIGKKVIIVDFWTYSCINCQRTLPYITSWWDKYKDQGLLIIGVHTPEFDFEKDADNLQKAIEKFGVEYPVVQDNNFQTWRAYKNRYWPRKYMIDIDGFIVYDHIGEGAYKETEQLIQQLLEERKEVLGEAADIPKSITSFESDSGQIAVRAAISPEMYFGYGTLRGNFGNTAGPMAGETAEYTLPAEMAVDNFYLEGNWLSNKDNLETTGPTSKMLLKYRGRQVNIVAGAMKSSTLSLKIDGNPLTSDQMGTDVNEDGTVVISPFGLYGLVQGEYGTHTLEITAQDPGIMLYTFTFG; the protein is encoded by the coding sequence ATGAAAAAAATGCAAAGAAACATTTGGCTGGGAATAACTATCATGTTGCTGGTAGCTTTTGGCACGTATGTCAGCTCTAAAAAAACAGGCAACCCCCTTGAGCAGGGGCCTGTTGAAACTGACAATTTACAATCCGGCCAGGCAAGCCAGGGAGAGAATTCACAAAGCGCAAATTCTGGCGCACAAGCGCAAACAACTGCAGGTGTCACTCCTGATGATTCTAATGGGCCAAAAGACCCGAGAATTGTTGAAAAAGAATCCAGATTCCCGCGATATGTTGAATTAACTGGAACACAAAAGCAATTCAACACCGACCATGACATCACAATAGGCGAATACATTGGAAAAAAGGTAATTATTGTTGATTTCTGGACATACAGTTGCATAAATTGCCAGAGAACTTTGCCCTACATCACATCCTGGTGGGATAAGTACAAGGATCAGGGGCTTTTAATTATAGGGGTCCACACCCCTGAATTTGACTTTGAAAAAGACGCGGACAACCTGCAAAAGGCAATTGAGAAATTTGGCGTTGAATATCCGGTTGTGCAGGACAACAACTTCCAGACATGGAGGGCTTACAAAAACAGGTACTGGCCAAGAAAATATATGATTGACATTGATGGATTCATTGTGTATGACCACATTGGCGAAGGGGCATACAAGGAAACCGAACAGCTGATCCAGCAGCTTCTTGAAGAGAGAAAGGAAGTCCTGGGGGAAGCTGCAGACATACCCAAAAGCATCACTTCATTTGAATCTGATTCGGGGCAAATTGCTGTAAGGGCCGCCATCTCGCCGGAAATGTATTTTGGATATGGCACCCTGCGGGGCAATTTTGGAAATACAGCGGGGCCGATGGCAGGTGAAACAGCTGAATACACTCTTCCGGCGGAAATGGCTGTGGATAATTTTTATCTGGAGGGAAATTGGCTGAGCAATAAAGATAATCTTGAAACAACAGGCCCGACCAGCAAAATGCTCCTTAAATACAGGGGAAGACAGGTTAACATAGTGGCGGGCGCCATGAAAAGCTCCACGCTTTCTCTTAAAATAGATGGAAATCCACTAACCTCAGACCAAATGGGAACAGATGTAAATGAAGATGGCACTGTTGTCATAAGCCCATTTGGGTTATATGGGCTTGTTCAGGGTGAATATGGCACGCATACATTGGAAATCACAGCTCAAGACCCGGGCATAATGCTGTATACTTTTACTTTCGGCTAG
- a CDS encoding DedA family protein: protein MAKERSASRVEKKNIFHFYTFGIMKRLYNWVLAWADKKYATAALCILAFVESSFFPIPPDILMMPLSLSKPKRAFFYAFLTTTFSVLGGIFGWYIGHGLYETVGHRIIETLGYQAKFALVGSYYESNAFLYILAAALTPIPYKVFTIAAGVWSIPIHTLVLASILGRGLRYFLVAAMLYFFGPRIKEIIEKYFEWLALLGLILLVGGFYAIKYVS from the coding sequence ATGGCCAAGGAGAGATCAGCATCCCGGGTGGAGAAGAAGAATATCTTCCATTTCTACACATTCGGCATAATGAAAAGGCTATATAATTGGGTGTTGGCCTGGGCTGACAAGAAGTATGCGACAGCTGCCTTGTGCATCCTGGCATTTGTTGAGTCATCCTTTTTCCCAATCCCTCCGGATATATTGATGATGCCGCTTTCTCTTTCAAAGCCCAAACGGGCATTCTTCTATGCATTCCTGACAACGACATTTTCGGTGCTGGGCGGCATTTTTGGCTGGTATATTGGCCATGGATTGTACGAGACAGTAGGGCACAGGATAATCGAGACTCTCGGCTACCAGGCAAAATTTGCATTGGTCGGCAGCTACTATGAAAGCAATGCGTTTTTATATATTCTTGCAGCAGCCCTGACCCCAATCCCGTATAAGGTATTCACAATTGCAGCAGGAGTGTGGAGCATACCAATCCACACGCTTGTTTTGGCCTCAATATTAGGAAGAGGGTTGAGATATTTCCTCGTTGCAGCGATGCTCTATTTCTTTGGGCCAAGGATTAAGGAGATAATTGAGAAATATTTTGAATGGCTGGCCCTGCTGGGATTGATTCTTTTAGTCGGCGGATTTTACGCAATCAAATATGTATCATAG